A single genomic interval of Orcinus orca chromosome 19, mOrcOrc1.1, whole genome shotgun sequence harbors:
- the SNX11 gene encoding sorting nexin-11 — protein sequence MGFWCRMLENQEQEEVITVRVQDPRVQNEGSWNSYVDYKIFLHTNSKAFTAKTSCVRRRYREFVWLRKQLQRNAGLVPVPELPGKSTFFGSSDEFIEKRRQGLQHFLEKVLQSVVLLSDSQLHLFLQSQLSVPEIEACVQGRSPMSVSDAILRYAMSNCGWAQEERRGSTHLAKGDQPKSCCFLPRSGRRSSLSPPPGEEKDSFEVWAPAVDSEAPSLESPPLPPPSFPSCCGFARPDEGISAPQPVRRAMGGDRAVRLDPGQLETVLEK from the exons ATGGGCTTTTGGTGTAGAATGTTGGAGAACCAAGAGCAGGAG GAGGTGATCACTGTGCGTGTTCAGGACCCCCGCGTGCAGAATGAGGGCTCCTGGAATTCTTACGTGGATTATAAGATATTCCTTCAT ACCAACAGCAAGGCTTTTACTGCTAAGACATCCTGTGTGCGTCGCCGCTACCGAGAGTTTGTGTGGCTGAGAAAGCAGCTACAGAGAAACGCTGGTTTAGT GCCTGTACCTGAACTTCCTGGGAAGTCAACCTTCTTTGGCAGCTCAGATGAATTCATTGAGAAGCGACGACAAGGTCTGCAGCACTTTCTCGAAAA GGTCCTGCAGAGTGTGGTCCTCCTGTCAGACAGCCAGTTACACCTCTTCCTGCAAAGCCAGCTCTCGGTGCCTGAGATAGAAGCCTGTGTCCAGGGCCGAAGCCCCATGTCTGTTTCCGATGCCATTCTTCGCTATGCTATGTCAAACTGTGGCTGGGCCCAGGAAGAGAGGCGGGGCTCCACTCACCTGGCTAAAGGAGACCAGCCTAAGAG TTGCTGCTTTCTCCCAAGATCGGGCAGGAGGAGCTCTCTCTCACCGCCTCCCGGGGAAGAAAAGGACAGTTTCGAGGTGTGGGCTCCTGCTGTTGACTCTGAGGCTCCTTCCTTGGAGAgcccccctctcccacctccctcctttcCGTCATGCTGTGGTTTTGCAAGACCTGATGAGGGAATCTCTGCTCCTCAGCCTGTGAGGAGGGCCATGGGAGGGGACCGTGCAGTGCGTTTGGATCCTGGTCAGTTGGAAACAGTTTTGGAAAAGTGA